Genomic DNA from Clavibacter michiganensis:
CCGCTCAGCGCCGCGACCGCCGCCGTCACCGCGCTCCGCTCCCCCGGCATGACCTGGGCCGACGGCGACCGCGAGGAGCTGCTCGCGACCGCCGAGGAGAGCCTCGGCACGCTCGCCGACCTCGTCACCGACCTCCTCGACGTGAGTCGCGTGCAGGCGGGCGTGCTCGGCGTGCGCCTCATGGACGTCGACCTCGACGACGTCGTGCTCGCCGCCCTCGACGAGCTCGACCTCGGCCCCGCCGACGCCGTGCTGGATCTCGCGCCCGACCTCCCCGGCGCCGTCGCGGATCCGGGCCTCCTCCAGCGCGTGGTCGTCAACCTGCTGAGCAACGCCGTGCGGCACGCGCCCGACGGCGTGCCCGTGCGGCTCAGCACGAGCGCGTTCGCCGACTCCGTCGAGATCCGCGTCGTGGACCACGGACCGGGCGTCGCGCCCGAGCGCCGCGACGACATGTTCGTGCCGTTCCAGAGGCTCGGCGACACCGACAACGCGTCCGGCCTCGGCCTCGGGCTCGCGCTCTCGAAGGGCTTCACCGAGGGGATGGGCGGCACGCTCACCGCCGAGGACACCCCGGGCGGCGGCCTCACGATGGTGGTCGCGCTGCCCGTGTGCCGGGCCGGCGCCGAGCCCGTCGCGGATCCGCCCGCCCCCGCCGACCTCCCCACGACCGCCTCGGAGGTGTCCGCGTGAAGATCCTCATCGCCGACGACGACCAGCAGATCCTGCGGGCGCTGCGCATCACCCTCACGAGCCTCGGGTACGACATCGTCACCGCGGAGGACGGCGCCGCCGCCGTGCGCGCGGCCGTCGCCGAGAAGCCCGACCTCTACATGATCGACCTCGGCATGCCGCGGCTCGACGGCGTCGAGGTGATCCAGGCGCTCCGGCTGTGGTCGACCGCGCCGATCCTCGTGGTCTCCGGCCGCTCGGGCGCCGCCGACAAGGTCGAGGCGCTCGACGCGGGTGCCGACGACTACGTGACCAAGCCGTTCTCCATCGACGAGCTGCTCGCCCGGATCCGCGCCCTCGGCCGCCGCGCCGCCGCCGACGAGGACCGCTCGGCCACCGTCTCCTTCGCCGACGTGACGGTCGACCTCGCCGCCCGCGTCGTCACGCGCGGCGACCAGCGCGTGCGCCTCACCCCCACCGAGTGGCAGGTGCTCGAGCTCCTCGTGCGGAACCCCGACCGGCTAGTCTCGCGCCAGACGCTCCTCACCGAGATCTGGGGCCCGACGCACGTCAACGACAGCGGCTACCTCCGCCTCTACGTGGCGCAGCTGCGCAAGAAGCTCGAGCCGGATCCCGCCCACCCGCGGCACCTGCTCACCGATCCCGGGATGGGGTACCGATTCGTGCCGGCGGGGGCGGGGCGGGCGCCGGAGGACGCGTAGGCCGTGTCGCGCACGGCCAGCCGGCACCCGGATCCGCGAGCGTAGGCTCCCGTGGTGCCCCAGAGATCCACCCGCGCAGCCCGCCCCGCCGCCCTCCTCGCCTCCGCCGCCGCCGCGCTCGGCGGCCTCGCCGCCGCCGCCCTCGTCGTGCCGCGCCGGTTCGAGGCCGGCCGCCGCGAGCGCGCCGTGGTCCTCAACGAGACGCTGCCCGTGAACTCGGCCTGGTGGCGCGAGCACGCGAAGACCGAGGGCGACCTCCTCTACGTGGCGCTCGGCGACTCGACCGCGCAGGGCATCGGCGCGAGCCGCCCGGTGAACGGCTACGTCGGGATCCTCGCCGACCGGATCCGCGCCCTGAGCGGCCGCTCGGTCCGCACCGTGAACCTCAGCGTCTCGGGCGCCCGCGTCGCCGACCTCGTCGAGTACCAGCTCCCCCGCCTCGCGAAGCTGCAGCCTGACGTGGTAACCCTCGCGATCGGCGCCAACGACATCGCCGCCTTCGAGCCGGTCGCGTTCGAGCACGACCTCGGCCGGATCCTCGACGCCGTCCCGCCGACCACCGTCGTCGCCGACCTGCCGTGCTTCCACTTCCCGGCGAGCGAGCGCAAGGTGCGGGTCGCGAACGAGATCGTCCGCCGCCTCGCGACCGACCGCGGCCTCCGCCTCGCGCCGCTGCACCGCATCACCCGCCGCCAGACCGCGGTGCTCGCGATCACCCAGGCCGCCGGCGACCTCTTCCACCCGAACGACCGCGGCTACCGCGTCTGGGCCAGCGCGTTCCTGCCGTTCCTCCCGGCGACCGTTCGCGCGCTGGAGGTGGCGGGGCGCTGACCAGTCCTGTCCTCCCCACCACGTCAAGAATGGCTCGGTGCTCTAAGAGACCTTTGCCCTCGCGAGTGCAGGGACGGCCCATAATCGCGTCCGTTGCGATTTATAACAGCCGCGGACCGCCCACGCGCGGGTGCTCTGCCGCAGCAATACAGCGCAGCCGGGGATCGACAGGCTCACGCGACAGGACCGGTGAAAAGTCTATAGCCGTGTACGAGTGACTAGCTCGTGTGGCAGGCAAGAGCGCACTTAGCGCACCCATTGATGCGGCTATAGTTCGTGCGCGCCTTAGCGTCTGCAACCGCGTCACGACATGTCCAATGGCTTCCAAGAGCAAATTGGTTAGCCGGAAGAGGAACGCAGCTGAGGCCCGCGCTTACGTCGTGCACCTCGTGATCACCGTTGGGCTGAGCGTTCCTATTCACACAATATTGAGGCATGCGGGGACATCCTTGTCTATTATCGTTGCGTACAGACACAACGTAGGGCACCCTGCTGATTTATGCGACCCCGCGTTGTGGGTACGACCCGATCAAAAATATCGGCGGTTTCCGCATGACATCATGCGGGCCACGCCAGCTATACGTGGTGCTCGAGCGACCCGAATCCGTAGGCTGGATCCATGGCTGACGACACCCCCGATGCCCGCTCCACCGGCATCCTCTTGCTAGTGACCGGACTCGTCTCGTGCGCACTGCTCGTCGCGGGCGTCACTTCCCCTGCGTCGGTCCCGGCAGCCGTCTTCTCGGTCGCCGTGTTCGAGTACATGCGTGTGACGGGTCGCCGCCTTGAGCGAGAACGAGTATGAAGCACGCGCGTGGACTGGCGAATTCGATGAGCATCAGGAGCGGTGCCCGTTGGCTCGCCGTCAGCCTGAGCCTCGCGTCAGCGACTCTCCTGCTCTCGGGGTGCATCACGATCAACGTTCCGGCGCCACCCGAATCCCCCATACCGGACGCCACGCGCGACACGACTGACTACTCCGGGGCCTTGGGACAACTGGCGTTCGCGATAGGAGCCCTCGACAGATCCCGTTCCTCGACGGCGACCGCAGAGGACTGTAGCTTCACGGGCTACGTAGCCGAGCAGATGGGAGGCATGACCGCGGATCCGGAGTGGCAGGGGACATACGAGACCGTCAGAGCGAATATGGGCATCGTGTCAACGCTTTGCTTGTCCGACCCGTCTGATGCCGAAGCCGCACGCTTGGCCGGGAGTATTCGTCCCGATGTCGCGGCCATTTTGAATCAGGAGCGCTGGTTGGGCGTATCGGACTGGGGTGACTGAAGGGGGCGCGACCCCGTCCGCCCATGTCGGTGCCCGCCGGTAGAGTCCCCCGCATGGCCCGCATCCACTCCACGTACCGCTGCTCGGAGTGCGGGTGGACGACCCCGAAGTGGGTCGGCCGGTGCGCCGAGTGCCAGAGCTGGAACACCGTCGCCGAGGTGTCGCAGACGCCCGCGGCGGCCGGTCGCGTCACCACGCTCACGCCCGCCGGATCCAGCCAGGCGCGGTCGATCATGCACGTCGGCACCGCGTCCGCCAGCCACATGCCGAGCGGCGTCGGAGAGCTCGACCGGGTGCTCGGCGGCGGCATCGTGCCGGGCGCGGCCATCCTCATGAGCGGCGAGCCCGGCGTCGGCAAGTCCACGCTGCTGCTCGAGGTCGCGGCGCGCGCCGCCGCGAAGGGCGCGAAGGTCCTCTACGTCACGGCCGAGGAGTCGGTCGCACAGGTGCGCATGCGCGCCGAACGCACGGGCGGGCTGCAGGAGTCGCTCATGATCGCAGCCGAGACCGACCTCGGCACGATCCTCGGCCACATCGAGCAGGTGGCGCCCGACCTCCTCATCGTCGACTCCGTGCAGACCGTCTCCAGCAGCACGTCCGACGGCCTGCCCGGCCACCCCGGCCAGGTGCGCGAGGTCGCCGTCACGCTCATCCGCGTCTGCAAGGAGCGCGACCTGCCGCTGCTCCTCGTCGGCCACGTCACGAAGGACGGATCCATCGCCGGCCCGCGGCTCCTCGAGCACCTGGTCGACGTGGTGTGCCAGTTCGAGGGCGACCGGCAGACGTCGCTCCGCTTCATCCGCGCGCTCAAGAACCGCTTCGGCCCCACCGACGAGGTCGGCTGCTTCGAGATGGCGGGCGACGGCATCGTCGAGGTGCCGGATCCGAGCGGCATGTTCCTCTCGCGGGGCGTCCACTCGGTCTCCGGCACGTGCGTCACCGTCGCGATGGAGGGCCGCCGCGCCCTGCCCGTGGAGGTGCAGGCGCTCGTCGTCGACACGAAGGCGCCGCAGCCGCGCCGGGTGGTGAACGGCGTGGACGCGTCGCGCGTCGCGATGCTCCTCGCGGTGCTCGAGAAGCGCGCCAACGTGCGGCTCTCGGATCGCGACGTCTACGTGTCGACGGTCGGCGGCGTGCGGCTCACCGAGCCCGCGGCGGATCTCGCCATCGCCGTCGCGCTCGTCTCCGCCGTCAACGGCAAGGCCATGCCGCACGACCTCGCGGCGTTCGGCGAGATCAGCCTCGCGGGCGAGATCCGCGGCGTCACGTCGGCGCCGCAGCGCGCGGCGGAAGCGCGGCGGCTCGGATTCACGCAGATCGTCGACGCCGAGTGGGGCCCGCTGTTCTCCGCGCTCGGCCGCGCGTTCTCCCTCGCGAAGAGCGAGCGGGAGAAGGAGCTCGACGAGGCGTTCTGATCCGCGGGCCGCGACCCGGGCCGCCCGGCAGCGCCGGGATGCGGGTCAGACGGCGCCGACGGATCCGGCCGCGTGCTCGCGCACATGCGCTACGGCGTCGTCCACCACGTGCGTCACGTGCGTGTCCGCCACCTCGTAGCGGGCGATGCGGCCGTCGCGCTCCACGGTCACGAGCCCGGACGACCGCAGCACGCGCAGGTGCTGCGAGACGAGCGGCTGCGAGAGCCCCGACTCGGCGACCAGCTCCGACACGCTCATCTTCCGCGACGCCAGCAGCCCGATGAGACCGAGGCGCGACGGCGAGGACAGCGCCTTGAAGAGGTCCGCTGCCTGCTCGAAGCCGGCGGGTGGGTAGGTCATCTCGTCGATCCTATGGGCACGGGAGCGGGCGTCCGGGCGGGAGACGACGACGGGGACCGGCCCTCGTGGCCCGGTCCCCGTGTCGATCCTCGCGCGTCGTCGCGCGTCGGATCAGTGCTCGTCGTAGTGGTCGCCGTGCTCGGCGTGCTTGTGGCCGTCGTGGACGTAGTCCACGTGGTCCTCGTGCGTGACGGTCTCGTGACCGCAGTCGGTGCCGTGCTGGTGCTCGGCGACGGTGTGCTCGGCGTGGGTCTCGGTGGTGTCGGTCATGATGCGTCCTTCGGTCGGTGGGACATCAGGATGACAGACGCATGCATGGATTGCAATGGATGCATCCAATTGGGAATCGTGCTCATGTGCGCACATGGGCGCCGACCGCTGCGCGCGTCAGTAGAGCAGGAACGACTTGGGCGCTGCGCTCTTCACGCCAGCGACCTCGACCGACAGCGTGTAGGTCGCGCCGCCCGCGGGCACGGCCGGACGCTGCTTCTCCTGGCACGTGGTGGTGGACGACCGCTGGCGCGACCACTCGAACGGCGACGACGTCTGCGGGGTCCGCGCGGCGAGCTCGACCTCGGCGTCCTCCGCGCCCGTCTGGCAGTCGGTCGACTTCCAGTAGACGTCGGATCCGCTCGAGATCGTGAACACCTGCGTGGTCGTCCCGAGGTTCGCGGTGCAGGGCTCCATGCCCGTGTTCGTCACGGTGAACGAGAGCTTGGGCAGCACGCCCGCCTTGTAGGACGCGGCGTCGGTGACGGGGGTGACGGTCAGCTGGCCCGCGGCGCAGGATCCGTCGGCGTTCGTCTCCGTGCCGGCGCTGGCGGTGACGCTCGGGGTGGGATCGGGGGCGGTCTCCGCGGCGGCGTCGCCCGAGTCGCCGTCGGGGGCGGCGTCCGCGCTGGGCGTCGCGCCGGGAGCCGCGGTGTCGGCCGAGCCGCGACCGAGGTTGGAGACGATGATCACGACGACGGCGATCACGGCCACCACGACGAGCAGCGCGAGCAGACGGCGACGGCGGTACACGGCCGCGGACGGGCGGCCTCCGGGCGAGGTCGAGGACATGACCACAGGCTACGGTCGGGTGCCCGCCCGGGCGGGTCGGCGCGCCCGCCGGCCGCGTCCCTCCAGGTCGAGCGACACCGCCCGCGGGCGCCAGTGGGCGGATCCGCTCAGAGCGCCTTGAGCATGCGCGTGTTGCCGAGGGTGTTCGGCTTCACGCGCGAGAGGTCGAGGAACTCGGCGATGCCCTCGTCGTGCGAGCGGAGCATCTCGTAGTAGATCTCCTGCGCGATGATCGACTCCGCCACCTCGTGGTACCCGTGGCGGGAGAAGAAGCCGACCTCGAAGGTCAGGCAGAACAGGCGGCTGAGGCCGAGCTCGCGGGCGTCGTCCTCGAGGCGCTCGAGGATCGCGTGGCCGACGCCGGTGCCGCGCGTGTGCGGGGCGGCCGCGAGGGTGCGGATCTCGCCGAGGTCCTCCCACATCACGTGCAGGGCGCCGCAGCCGACGACCTCGCCGGACGCGTCGACCGCGACCCGGAACTCCTGCACGTTCTCGTAGAGCACCACGAGGTCCTTGCCGAGGAGGATGCCCTCCATCACGAGCGGCTCGACGAGCTGCTGGATGCGCGGCACGTCGCCGGTGCGCGCGCGTCGCACGCGGATGCCGGCTGCGGGCTCCACGGACTCGGCGGTGACTGGCTCTGCGCTCACGGTGACGACCCTCTCGATCCGCGGCACGGGCGCCCGGATCAGGTGTCCAGCCTAGCGACGAGCGTCCCCCGCGTCCGGGGCGGCCGGCTCGGCGCCGGGCAGCTCGGCGCCGCGGGTGAGCCGCGCGATCATCCGCGGCGCGATCCACACGATCGCCACCACGCCGACCACCGCGCGCAGCCCGGCGAACACGAGCACCCACCAGCCGACCCCGTCGCCGCCGACGATGAGCGCGATCCCGATGACGACGAGCGCGGCGTCCGCGACGAACGGCACGCGCAGCCAGAACATGAGGCGGCGGACGGGATCCATGTCAGCTGCCGCCGACCGGCCCCGGACGATCCGCAACGGGTGCGCCCGACGGCGGCGCCCAGCGATCGGACGCGGATCCCGCGGGCGCGCCCGACTCGGAGCGCGAATCCACCGCGCGCCGCGCCACCGGCAGCCGCACCCCGAACACGGTGCGTCCCGGCTCCGACTCGACCCAGACCGCGCCGTGGTGCGCCGACACGATCGCCTGCGCGATCGCGAGGCCGAGGCCCGTGCCGCCGGTGGAGCGCGCGCGGGATCCGTCGCCGCGCACGAAGCGCTCGAACAGGGAGGCCTGCAGATCGGGCGGGATGCCGGGGCCGTCGTCGGTCACGCGGATGACGGCGTGCGCATCCGGCCCCGCGCCCTCGACCGCGAGCGACGCGACGACGCGCGTCCCCGCCGGCGTGTGCGTGCGGGCGTTCGCGAGCAGGTTGACGACCACCTGGCGGAGCCGGGCGTCGTCGCCGGGGACGGTCACGGAGTCCTCGGGCAGGTCGAGGTCCCAGTCGTGATCCGGGCCCGCGGCGCTCGCGTCGCCGACCGTGTCGAGGAGGATGCGCGTGAGGTCGACCGGATCCGACTCGAGCTCGCGCCCCTCGTCGAGCCGCGCGAGGAGCAGGAGGTCCTCGACGATCGTGGTCATGCGCACCGACTCCGACTCGATGCGCGACAGCGAGTGCGTCACGTCCTCGGGCAGCTGGTGGGGCCCGCGACGCGTGAGCTCGGCGTAGCCGCGGATGGAGGCGAGCGGCGTGCGCAGCTCGTGGCTCGCGTCCGACACGAATCGCCGCACCTTCGCCTCGCTCGCCTGCCGCGATGACAGCGCCGCGGAGACGTGCCCGAGCAGGCCGTTGAGCGCGGCGCCCACGCGGCCGACCTCGGTGCGCTCGTCGGTGTCGGATGCGGGCACGCGCGCCTCGAGCGCGACGTCGCCGCGGTCCAGCTCGAGCGCGGCCACGTGGGTCGCCGTGTCGACGACCCGGTCCAGCGGCCGCAGCGCGCGGCGCACGATGACGGCGCCGAGCACCGCGGCGAGGGCCAGCGTGAGGGCGGCGACCACCGTGATCACGACGATGAGCTGCTCGACCACGTCGTCGGCGGGCTTCATCGGCAGGCCGGTGACGAGGGTCGCGCCGGTGGCCGCGGTGTCACCGACGAGCCGATAGCGGCCGAGCGCGCCGCCGAGGTCGACCGTGCGGGGGATCCCGTCGGTGGGCACGCTCCGCAGCTGCTGGCTCTGCACCTGCGTCAGCTCCACCGCGCCCGCGCCGCCCGGCTCGCCCTCTGCCGCATCGCGGTCGGCGATGTAGCCGCCCGAGACCACGCCGTCGACGATGGTCGCGCTGATCGTGCCGACCTGCTGCCCGAACGCGCCGAGCCCGCCGGGAGGGGCGCCGGGGAAGCTGCCGTACTGATCCGCGTCCCGGTCGATGAGGTTCGAGGAGCGCGCCGCGGTGGCCTGCAGCTGCTGGTCGACCTGCTGCACGAGCGACGCCCGCAGCGCGAGGATGCTCACCGTGCCGATGAGGATGCTCGCGAGCGCCAGCAGCCCCACCACGCTGAGCACGAGGCGGCGACGGAGGGTCATGCCGCGCGCGGCGGCGGTGAGCCGGGCCCGCAGCGGTGTGGCGCGCAGCGGCGTCGTGCCCGGCGGCGTGGCGGCCTGCGGCTGGGTCACTCCGCGGCCTTGAGCATGTAGCCGCTGCCGCGCACCGTGTGGATCATCGGGTTCCGCCCGGCATCGATCTTGCGGCGCAGGTAGGAGATGTAGATCTCGACCACGCTCGACTTGCCGCCGAAGTCGTAGCTCCACACCCGGTCGAGGATCTGCAGCTTGCTCAGCACGCGGCGCGGGTTCCGCATCAGGTAGCGCAGCAGCTCGAACTCGGTGGCGGTGAGCTCGATGGGGTCGCCGGCGCGCGCGACCTCGTGGCTGTCCTCGTCGAGCGTGAGGTCGCCGACGCGGATCACCGGGTCGACGCTGTCGCTCACCACGAGCGTCGAGCGGCGGATGAGGCCGCGCAGCCGGGCCACGACCTCCTCCAGGCTGAACGGCTTCGTCACGTAGTCGTCGCCGCCCGCGGTGAGGCCGGCGAGCCGGTCGTCGAGCGAGTCCTTCGCGGTGAGGAAGAGGACGGGGATGTCCTCGGCGTCGGCCCGCAGCCGTGACAGCACCTGGAGCCCGTCGAGGTCGGGCAGCATGATGTCGAGCACCACGGCGTCGGGCTTGAACTCGCGCGCGGCGGCGAGCGCCTGGTGCCCGTTCTCGGCCGTGCGGATCTGCCAGCCCTCGTAGCGCAGCGCCATCTGGAGCAGGTCGGTGAGGGACGCCTCGTCGTCGACGACGAGCACCCGGATGGGCGATCCGTCGGCGCGCGTGAGGCGGGGCTGCGGGGCGGCGGCGGGCTGGAAGCCGGAGGGCGGGGTGGTGGTCACGGGATCCATCATGCGGATGTTCCTATGAAGCGGCCATGAGGCGGCCATGGGCCGGCTTCCGCTGTAGCGGATCAGGACAGGATCAGCGCCCCGCTGCGCAGGCCCTCCGCGATGAGGGCGTACAGGACGAGCGCGATCAAGATCGCGCCGATGATCCACGAGCTCACGTCCACGTCGCCGAGCTCCGGGTCCACGCGGCGCTCGAGCCGCCGTGCGGCACGCGCCCCGTAGGCGCACCCGATGCAGATGACCACGAGCGTCCCGACCACGGCGATGCCCGTCCAGCGCGCGAGCGCCGCCGCCGGTCCGCCCACCAGCGCGACCACCCACACCGCCAGGAGGCCCAGGCCGAAGACGACCCCGAGGATCCACCCCACGGCCTTCAGTCCCTCCTCCGCCACCGCCACCGACAGCTCCCGCGCCAAGTCCTCGACGACGTGCGGATGGGGCCCCGGCAGCCGGTAGCGCGCGGCCTTCCGCTCGCGGCGCGTCATCCGGGCGGGGTCGGCGAAGTGCGCGCGGTGATCGGTGATCGCCGGAGCGAGCGCCTCGAGTTCCTCCGGCAGCGCGGTATCCGGCGGCAGCGCCAGGAAGGCCGGGATCTCGTGATCCCCAATCCCCGAGTGCGCGATCATCCGGGCCAGCCGATTGCGCTCGACCTCCGTCGTCCAGCCGGGGACGACGATGCCCCACCGACCGGCCTGGTCAGGCGCGATGAGCTCACGGTACAGCTCGGCGAGGGCGAGTCGGGCGGCCCCGTCCGTGGGATCCGCGCGCACCCGCTCCTTGAGGAGGGCGAGCGCGTCCGTCCGACGGTCGTCGGCCCAGAGGAGGCGGGCACGGGTCAGGGCGTCGGGATCGTCGGGCACCGGCCGATGCTGCCAGGTCCACGCTCACGGCGAGCGGGCAGCGCACGGGCGGAACCAGTGCGGACCGCCGCGTCGAGCACGCGCCTTCAGGAGCCGATGCGCGCTGCCGCGTCAGACCCGCGCCGTCGGACCGGTCCGCCGAACGCTCCTGGACGACGACGAACCCGGCGCGTGGTGCGCCGGGCCCGTCCCTTGGCACGGATCCCGCCAAGTGGAGCGCCGATCAGGTGCGCTGGATTTGAGGTCAGGCAGGCCCCTATGGCACTTATCGCTGTCTAGTCATCTTCGACAACCTCCCACTCTCCAACACTGAATGTTCCTATGTGGGCCTTAAGGGTCGTCGGAAGCGGCTTGACCACACCTTGAGCCTCAAACAACTCGACTTGCATACCTACCATGCCGCTCCCCTCAGTGACGACGTCTCTAAGACGTATGGCACCGTCTTGACAGCCTTGACCGGTTCCGTAGAGCGCAAGGCGGCCCGCAACCCTCGTACCCCAAAAATCGAACTGTTTTGCTTTTGTCCCCGAGCCGATTTCAATACGAAGCTCAGCCGAGTCTGCTACGTATCCGTTACCGAAAACAAATCTCGGAAAATCCTCGGCCGTGCTTTCTTGCGGAGTTTCCGTCAGCCACAATTTTGCACCGGGCTCGATGTGGGCATCCCAAGCAAAAATGGTCGCGCCTTTGCCCCTCACGCCTAATCTTAGATTGTCCGAGATGCGCGTCGAGCGAAGACTAAGACGAGATTTTACGCGACATTGCTCAAATTCAAATTCACCCACAATGCGAGCGTCGTCTAGAATAAACTCCTTAAAAACACACTGCCGGAAGCTAAATCTTGGGAGAGACGCTCCGGACAAGTCAAATCGCATACCGCTCCAAAGGCCCTGGCCTCGAGCATTAGGCGTCGTGTGCGCCGCGATCTGAGTCAGCACGGCTCGACGCAGAACCGCCTCCCTCGCCCGGCCGTCTGGATCAGAAGGTTCGGGGAGACGCAAATACGCGCATAGAACATCTATGCACTCTTGACGCTGCTCCGCCCAGTCATCAGCCAATCTGGACAGGGCATAGATGCCGGCGAAGCGCACGGACTCCTTTTCGTGACCCAGCTGCTCCGCCGCACTTTTATACCGGTCGGCGAGCTGTGCGTCATCTTCTCGAGTACTAGCAGCCTCTTGCACTCTCTGTTTTCGATATGAGTACACGATAGCAAACACGCCGGCGAACACGCCGGCAGTAGTTACCGCGGAGCGCACAATGTCGTATAAATCAGCAGTCTCGATGGAGTCAATCGCCGGATCAAAAAGCGAGATATCGTTACCAGCTAAGCGCCCATACGCAACGAAGATACCCCACAGCAAGGCCGTCGCCAGGGCGAATACTATTACCAAACTCAATAGGAAGGGAGGCAGCTTCAGCGATTCCTTTCCTCCACCGGCTCGCTGCGCTTTGTCACTAGCTTTTGCTTGCATCTTTCTTCTAACAAATTGCATCCGACGACTCCATTCCAACAATGCAAGCCTAGCCCCGATTTTCATCGCTGATTGAAGCGCAACTGCCCACCGGCCTCAAGCCCCACCTGCCTAAGCGTCATTTGCGGACGATGACGGGCCCGGCGCATGGTGCGCCGGGCCCGTCGTGTCGTGCGGGTGCGGGAGCTAGTGCTTGTCCTCCGTCGCGCGCGTGACGGTCTCGCCGTCGACGCTCGCGCGGTCCTTCTTCTGCTTGTCGCCGCGGGTCTTCGCGAGGCTCGCGACGGTGGCGACCGTGATGGTCGCGCCGATGAAGAGGAGCGAGAACCAGATCGGGATCTCGGGCGCCCACAGCATCGGCTCGCCGCCGTTGATGAAGGGCAGCTCGTTGACGTGCATCGCGTGCAGCACGAGCTTGAGGCCGATGAACGCGAGGATCACCGCGAGGCCCTGCGACAGGTACACGAGGCGCTCGAGCAGCCCGCCGATGAGGAAGTACAGCTGGCGGAGGCCCATCAGCGCGAAGGCGTTCGCGGTGAACACGATGTACGCCTCGTTCGTGAGGCCGTAGATCGCGGGGATCGAGTCGAGCGCGAACACCAGGTCGACGAAGCCGATCGCGATGACGCAGAGCAGCAGCGGCGTGACGAAGCGCTTGCCGTCGATCTTGGTGGTGAAGCGGTCGCCGACGAACTCGTCGTGGACGGGGAGGATCCGGCGGGCGATGCGCACGAACATGTTGTCCGCCGCGTTGCCGCCGTGGTCGCCCTTCAGCTGCTGGTACGCGAGCACGAACAGCAGCGCGCCGAAGATGTAGAAGACCCAGGAGAAGTTCTCGATGAGGGCGGCGCCGAGCGCGATGAAGCCGGCGCGCATGATCAGCGCGATGACGATGCCGATCATCAGCACCTTCTGCTGGTACTTCCGGGGCACGGCGAACCCGGTCATGATCAGCAGGAACACGAACAGGTTGTCGATCGACAGGGCCTTCTCGGTGAGGTAGCCGGCGAAGTACTCGCCGCCGTAGCCCCAGCCGCTCGTGAAGCCGATGCCGACGCCGAAGATCAGGGCGAGGCCGATGTAGAAGGCCGACCAGCGGGCGGACTCGCCGATGGTGGGCTCGTGCGGCTTGCGCACGTGGGTGAAGAACTCGTAGACGAAGAACGCGATGGTGACCGCGAT
This window encodes:
- a CDS encoding TerC family protein — protein: MNITTTTWLITIAVTIAFFVYEFFTHVRKPHEPTIGESARWSAFYIGLALIFGVGIGFTSGWGYGGEYFAGYLTEKALSIDNLFVFLLIMTGFAVPRKYQQKVLMIGIVIALIMRAGFIALGAALIENFSWVFYIFGALLFVLAYQQLKGDHGGNAADNMFVRIARRILPVHDEFVGDRFTTKIDGKRFVTPLLLCVIAIGFVDLVFALDSIPAIYGLTNEAYIVFTANAFALMGLRQLYFLIGGLLERLVYLSQGLAVILAFIGLKLVLHAMHVNELPFINGGEPMLWAPEIPIWFSLLFIGATITVATVASLAKTRGDKQKKDRASVDGETVTRATEDKH